The following proteins come from a genomic window of Campylobacter concisus:
- the rplA gene encoding 50S ribosomal protein L1, whose product MGKTSKRFQELLKKVEQDKIYNLSEAIDTVKTLASAKFNETVEIALKLNVDPRHADQMVRGSVVLPAGTGKTVRVAVIAKDAKADEAKAAGADIIGADDLIEDIQKGIMNFDVLIATPNLMGLVGKVGRILGPKGLMPNPKTGTVTMDVAQAVNNAKSGQVNFRVDKQGNIHAGLGKVNFTKEQLSENISTFIKAINKHKPAAAKGRYVKNASLSLTMSPSISLDTQEVMDLK is encoded by the coding sequence ATGGGAAAAACTAGCAAGAGATTTCAAGAATTGCTCAAAAAAGTAGAGCAAGATAAAATTTATAACCTTAGCGAAGCTATTGACACAGTTAAAACTTTGGCTTCTGCTAAATTTAATGAAACAGTTGAGATCGCATTAAAATTAAATGTTGATCCAAGGCATGCTGATCAAATGGTTCGTGGTTCAGTTGTTTTGCCGGCCGGTACAGGTAAAACTGTAAGAGTTGCTGTTATTGCTAAAGATGCTAAAGCTGATGAGGCAAAGGCAGCTGGTGCTGATATTATTGGTGCAGATGATTTAATTGAAGATATACAAAAAGGTATAATGAATTTTGATGTTCTTATAGCTACTCCAAACTTAATGGGTCTAGTAGGTAAAGTCGGTAGAATTTTAGGACCAAAAGGTTTGATGCCAAACCCAAAAACTGGAACAGTTACAATGGACGTTGCTCAAGCTGTAAATAATGCAAAGAGCGGTCAAGTAAATTTCCGTGTTGACAAACAAGGAAACATCCATGCTGGCCTTGGCAAAGTAAACTTTACTAAAGAACAACTTAGTGAAAATATTTCAACATTTATAAAAGCAATAAATAAACATAAACCAGCTGCTGCAAAAGGTAGATATGTTAAAAATGCTTCATTGTCTTTAACAATGAGCCCATCTATATCTCTTGATACTCAAGAAGTTATGGATTTAAAATAA
- the secE gene encoding preprotein translocase subunit SecE, protein MEKIINYIKLSKLEIMKVIYPTKEQIRNAFFAVFIVVAVVSLFLALVDVIMSFVLSKVV, encoded by the coding sequence ATGGAGAAAATTATAAATTATATTAAGCTTTCTAAATTGGAAATAATGAAGGTTATCTATCCTACAAAAGAACAAATTAGAAATGCTTTTTTTGCAGTTTTTATCGTAGTTGCTGTTGTATCACTTTTTTTAGCTCTTGTCGATGTTATTATGTCCTTTGTTCTATCTAAAGTTGTATGA
- the rplJ gene encoding 50S ribosomal protein L10 produces the protein MTRNEKSEVVAKLESEFKIAEAIVVCDYRGLSVKKLEVLRNSAKEQNVKVQVIKNTLANIALKNSDKVGMELKDTNIYLWSEDQLAVTKVAAKFEESNADLFKIKTAYIDGEVASVDKVKALSKMPSRDELIAMLLQVWNAPIQNFTIGLNALKEKKEQSA, from the coding sequence GTGACACGTAACGAAAAATCTGAAGTTGTTGCAAAATTAGAGAGTGAATTTAAAATTGCTGAAGCTATTGTAGTTTGTGACTATCGTGGTCTTTCAGTCAAAAAACTTGAAGTTTTAAGAAATTCTGCAAAAGAACAAAATGTAAAAGTTCAAGTTATTAAAAATACTCTTGCAAATATTGCTCTTAAAAATTCTGATAAAGTCGGAATGGAACTTAAAGATACAAATATCTATCTTTGGAGCGAAGATCAATTAGCAGTAACTAAAGTAGCCGCAAAATTTGAAGAGTCTAATGCTGATCTTTTCAAAATCAAAACAGCTTATATTGATGGCGAAGTTGCAAGCGTTGATAAAGTTAAAGCTCTATCTAAAATGCCTAGTCGTGATGAGCTTATTGCGATGCTTTTGCAAGTTTGGAATGCGCCAATTCAAAATTTCACAATTGGTTTGAATGCGCTTAAAGAGAAAAAAGAACAATCAGCTTAA
- the rplL gene encoding 50S ribosomal protein L7/L12, which translates to MAITKEDVLEFISNLSVLELSELVKEFEEKFGVSAAPVMVAGGAVAAAGAAAAEEKTEFNIVLVDSGDKKINVIKVVRALTGLGLKEAKDAVEGTPSVLKEGVSKDEAEAAKKELEEAGAKVELK; encoded by the coding sequence ATGGCAATTACTAAAGAAGACGTATTAGAATTTATATCTAATCTTTCTGTACTTGAACTTAGCGAACTTGTAAAAGAGTTTGAAGAGAAATTTGGTGTTAGTGCAGCTCCTGTAATGGTAGCTGGTGGTGCTGTTGCTGCTGCTGGCGCAGCTGCTGCTGAAGAAAAAACAGAATTTAATATCGTTCTTGTTGATTCTGGTGATAAGAAAATCAACGTTATTAAAGTTGTTAGAGCACTTACTGGTCTTGGTCTTAAAGAGGCTAAAGACGCAGTTGAGGGAACACCATCTGTTCTTAAAGAAGGCGTTAGCAAAGATGAAGCTGAAGCAGCTAAAAAAGAGCTTGAAGAGGCTGGTGCTAAGGTTGAACTTAAATAA
- the rplK gene encoding 50S ribosomal protein L11, with amino-acid sequence MAKKVIGEIKLQIAATKANPSPPVGPALGQKGVNIMEFCKAFNERTKDMVGFNIPVVITVYADKSFTFITKQPPATDLIKKAAGITKGTDNPLKNKVGKLTKTQVLEIVEKKLVDLNTNDREQAAKIIAGSARSMGVEVID; translated from the coding sequence ATGGCTAAAAAAGTTATAGGTGAAATAAAATTACAAATTGCTGCAACAAAAGCAAACCCTAGTCCGCCGGTTGGTCCAGCTCTTGGACAAAAAGGTGTTAATATTATGGAATTTTGTAAAGCCTTTAATGAGAGAACAAAAGATATGGTTGGGTTTAATATTCCAGTTGTTATAACTGTTTATGCTGATAAAAGTTTTACATTTATCACAAAACAGCCTCCTGCTACAGATCTTATTAAAAAGGCTGCAGGTATAACAAAAGGAACTGATAATCCTTTAAAAAATAAAGTAGGCAAACTAACAAAAACTCAAGTTTTAGAAATAGTTGAGAAAAAACTTGTTGATTTAAATACAAACGATAGAGAGCAAGCAGCTAAAATTATTGCTGGTTCAGCTCGATCAATGGGTGTCGAAGTAATAGACTAA
- the rpmG gene encoding 50S ribosomal protein L33, whose protein sequence is MRIKIGLKCSESGDINYTTTKNSKTTTDKVELKKYCPRLKKHTIHKEVKLKS, encoded by the coding sequence ATGAGAATTAAAATTGGTTTAAAATGCTCCGAAAGTGGTGATATAAATTATACAACAACTAAAAATAGTAAAACTACTACGGATAAAGTTGAACTTAAAAAGTATTGCCCAAGATTAAAAAAACATACTATTCATAAAGAAGTTAAATTAAAAAGTTAA
- the tuf gene encoding elongation factor Tu translates to MAKEKFSRNKPHVNIGTIGHVDHGKTTLTAAISAVLSRKGLAELKDYDNIDNAPEEKERGITIATSHIEYETEKRHYAHVDCPGHADYVKNMITGAAQMDGAILVVSAADGPMPQTREHILLSRQVGVPYIVVFMNKADMVDDAELLELVEMEIRELLNEYNFPGDDTPIVSGSALKALEEAKAGQDGEWSAKIMELMDAVDSYIPTPVRATDKDLLMPIEDVFSISGRGTVVTGRIEKGVIKVGDTIEIVGIKPTQTTTVTGVEMFRKEMDQGEAGDNVGVLLRGTKKEDVERGMVLCKPKSITPHTKFEGEVYILTKEEGGRHTPFFNNYRPQFYVRTTDVTGSITLPEGTEMVMPGDNVRISVELIAPVALEEGTRFAIREGGRTVGSGVVSKILG, encoded by the coding sequence ATGGCTAAAGAAAAATTTTCACGTAACAAGCCGCACGTAAACATAGGTACTATTGGTCACGTAGATCATGGTAAAACTACATTAACAGCTGCAATATCTGCTGTTCTTTCACGCAAAGGACTTGCTGAGCTAAAAGATTATGATAATATTGATAATGCTCCAGAAGAAAAAGAGCGTGGTATTACAATTGCTACTTCACATATTGAGTACGAGACAGAGAAACGCCACTATGCCCACGTTGACTGCCCTGGTCACGCCGACTATGTAAAAAATATGATTACAGGTGCTGCACAAATGGATGGAGCTATTCTGGTTGTTTCTGCAGCTGATGGTCCAATGCCACAAACTAGAGAGCATATTTTATTATCACGCCAAGTTGGTGTTCCATACATTGTTGTTTTCATGAACAAAGCTGATATGGTTGATGATGCAGAGCTACTTGAATTGGTTGAAATGGAAATCCGTGAATTACTTAATGAGTATAATTTCCCAGGCGATGATACACCTATTGTTTCTGGTTCAGCACTTAAAGCTCTTGAAGAGGCAAAAGCTGGTCAAGATGGTGAATGGTCAGCAAAAATTATGGAATTAATGGATGCAGTTGATAGCTATATTCCAACTCCAGTTCGTGCAACAGATAAAGACCTTCTTATGCCAATCGAAGATGTTTTTTCGATTTCAGGTCGTGGTACAGTTGTAACTGGTAGAATTGAAAAGGGTGTTATAAAAGTTGGTGATACAATTGAAATTGTTGGTATTAAACCAACTCAAACAACGACAGTTACTGGTGTTGAAATGTTTAGAAAAGAGATGGATCAAGGCGAAGCTGGTGATAATGTCGGCGTTCTTCTCCGTGGTACCAAAAAAGAGGACGTTGAGCGTGGTATGGTTCTTTGCAAGCCTAAATCAATTACCCCTCATACAAAATTTGAAGGCGAAGTCTATATCTTGACAAAAGAAGAAGGTGGTCGCCATACTCCTTTTTTTAATAACTATAGACCACAATTCTACGTAAGAACAACTGATGTTACTGGTTCAATTACGCTCCCAGAAGGAACAGAGATGGTTATGCCAGGTGATAATGTAAGAATTTCTGTTGAATTGATTGCTCCAGTAGCACTTGAGGAAGGCACTCGTTTTGCTATCCGTGAAGGTGGTAGGACTGTTGGTTCAGGTGTTGTTTCAAAAATACTTGGTTAA
- the nusG gene encoding transcription termination/antitermination protein NusG, producing MSHKWYAIQTYAGSEMAVKRGIENLVKDHGIEDQLKEVIVPTEDVIEIKNGKQKINERTLYPGYAFACLDLDTALWHRIQSLPKVGRFIGEAKKPTPLSEKDINTILEKVQKRAAPKPKIFFEDGESVRITEGPFANFTGIVEEYDMIHGKLRLNVSIFGRSTPVDILYSQVEKII from the coding sequence ATGTCACATAAATGGTATGCTATACAGACTTACGCTGGAAGCGAAATGGCAGTAAAAAGAGGAATTGAAAATTTAGTAAAAGATCATGGAATAGAAGATCAGCTAAAAGAAGTTATAGTTCCTACAGAAGACGTAATTGAGATAAAAAATGGTAAGCAAAAAATCAACGAAAGAACTCTTTATCCAGGTTATGCTTTTGCATGCTTAGACCTTGATACAGCTCTTTGGCACAGGATTCAATCTTTACCAAAAGTTGGACGTTTTATTGGTGAGGCCAAAAAACCTACGCCATTATCTGAAAAAGATATAAATACTATTTTGGAAAAAGTTCAAAAAAGGGCTGCACCAAAACCTAAGATATTCTTTGAGGATGGTGAGAGTGTTCGTATAACAGAAGGTCCTTTTGCTAACTTTACAGGTATTGTTGAAGAATATGACATGATACATGGCAAACTTAGGCTTAATGTTTCTATTTTTGGTAGAAGCACCCCTGTTGATATTTTGTATTCACAAGTTGAGAAGATAATTTAA
- a CDS encoding response regulator transcription factor yields MQVILFTQNSALNNIWRSYFTGNSDVKFIHNRKEFFSHINDDIDIIGIDIDVFKDNIDDVIKNIIENSPNIKILILSNRPTINEGKHLLTLGIKGYANSHMRKTHFEDAFEAIFNGNIWLYQEFVQAMISELTGSYINSESEKADKRTDLSELSLREREIADLIYQGLTNNEISEKTGITLRTVKAHTSSIYSKLNVKDRIGLVLLMKQLDA; encoded by the coding sequence ATGCAAGTTATTTTATTTACACAAAATAGTGCATTAAACAATATTTGGAGAAGCTATTTTACTGGCAATAGCGATGTGAAATTTATACATAATAGAAAAGAGTTTTTTTCTCATATAAATGATGATATTGATATTATAGGCATTGATATTGATGTTTTTAAAGATAATATTGATGATGTTATAAAAAATATAATTGAAAATTCCCCAAACATAAAAATACTCATACTCTCAAATAGGCCAACGATAAACGAAGGCAAGCATCTGCTTACGCTTGGAATCAAGGGCTATGCAAATTCTCACATGAGAAAGACACACTTTGAAGATGCTTTTGAAGCTATTTTTAATGGAAATATATGGCTTTATCAAGAATTTGTTCAGGCAATGATTAGTGAGCTAACCGGCTCGTATATTAATAGTGAAAGTGAAAAGGCAGATAAAAGGACTGACCTCTCTGAGCTTAGTTTAAGGGAAAGAGAAATCGCAGATTTAATCTATCAGGGTCTAACAAATAATGAAATTTCAGAAAAAACAGGTATTACACTAAGAACAGTCAAAGCACATACAAGCTCGATTTATAGTAAGCTAAATGTAAAGGATAGAATAGGGCTTGTGCTTTTGATGAAGCAGCTTGACGCATAA
- a CDS encoding DUF5416 family protein → MGKIAFYDKKFDEYDIEKFQNLQNFYLIKDNHCCDIVNDEIERFKFSDCEIEFLQLVDVASRHEKLFKNLKIYDDIVRSIKILIKGYDQSLDKFDFDPGILNLNTPYKYAISQDFFEMTIFLEEKPSMVTKFLSSIDYKIHKNGESRHVEFFINNKKIYERII, encoded by the coding sequence ATGGGCAAGATCGCTTTTTATGATAAGAAATTTGATGAATACGACATTGAAAAATTTCAAAATTTACAAAATTTCTATCTCATAAAAGATAATCATTGCTGCGATATAGTTAATGATGAAATTGAACGATTTAAATTTAGTGATTGTGAAATAGAATTTTTACAATTAGTAGATGTTGCTAGCAGACATGAAAAGCTATTTAAAAATCTAAAAATTTACGATGATATAGTAAGAAGTATTAAAATTTTAATAAAAGGCTATGACCAGAGTTTGGATAAATTTGACTTTGATCCTGGAATTTTAAATTTAAATACCCCTTATAAATATGCTATATCACAAGATTTTTTTGAAATGACCATTTTTTTAGAAGAAAAACCTTCTATGGTTACTAAATTTTTATCATCGATAGATTACAAGATACATAAAAATGGCGAAAGTCGTCACGTAGAATTTTTTATAAATAATAAAAAAATTTATGAAAGAATCATATAA
- a CDS encoding HlyD family type I secretion periplasmic adaptor subunit yields MQEDIKNKQNENPKNEKRLISENNIKEQEEASNKILNSVDDIKSNLQTKNYDAYDLKFMSSLSEAVLAKAPSTSKKILYTVAITMFWLLVWASWAQIDEITRGSGKIIPSGKNQAIQNLEGGIVDQIFVKEGDEVKKDQILIRLDNKNFTSSYGESKLRLDELQAKFMRLDAEANDKDFDYDEARDANNSKAIRYELSLHSSNIDHLNEQIGILTEQIHQRQSELVELKNKISQTQNSYNLVLKEKAIMEPIFKKGLVSEVEYIQLQRRVNDLRGELDAAVLAVPRVESTIKEAKNKIEEAKLAFKNNAKKELNEVSAEIARINESQISLSDRVERTYVRSPVNGIVSKMMVHTVSGVIKPGENIAEIVPLEDKLVAEVKVKPADVAFLRPGLDTMVKFTAYDFSIYGGLKGKVTQISADTETNEKTGESYYLVRIETEKNYLGSEEKPLRIKVGMIVSADIITGKKTILDYLLKPILKAKQNALTER; encoded by the coding sequence ATGCAAGAAGATATCAAGAATAAACAAAATGAAAATCCAAAAAACGAAAAAAGATTAATTTCTGAAAATAACATAAAAGAACAAGAGGAAGCTAGTAATAAAATTTTAAATAGTGTAGATGACATAAAGTCTAATCTTCAAACAAAAAATTATGATGCTTATGATTTGAAATTTATGTCAAGTCTTTCTGAGGCTGTTTTGGCTAAAGCCCCATCAACATCTAAAAAGATACTCTATACGGTTGCCATAACTATGTTTTGGCTTCTTGTTTGGGCCTCTTGGGCACAAATAGATGAGATTACAAGAGGTAGTGGCAAGATCATCCCGTCTGGAAAAAACCAAGCGATACAAAATCTTGAAGGCGGTATAGTCGATCAAATTTTTGTAAAAGAGGGTGATGAAGTCAAGAAAGATCAAATTCTAATAAGGCTAGATAATAAAAATTTTACGAGTAGTTATGGTGAATCAAAACTAAGACTTGATGAACTTCAAGCAAAATTTATGAGGCTTGATGCTGAGGCAAATGATAAGGATTTTGACTACGATGAAGCTAGAGATGCGAACAATAGCAAAGCCATAAGATATGAGCTAAGTTTGCATAGTTCAAATATCGATCACTTAAATGAACAGATAGGAATTTTAACAGAGCAAATTCATCAACGCCAGAGTGAGTTGGTCGAACTAAAAAATAAAATTTCTCAAACTCAGAATAGCTATAACCTTGTTCTAAAAGAAAAGGCCATTATGGAGCCAATCTTTAAAAAAGGTCTTGTTAGTGAGGTTGAATACATTCAGCTTCAAAGACGAGTAAATGATCTAAGAGGCGAGCTTGATGCTGCTGTTCTTGCTGTACCAAGAGTTGAATCAACTATAAAAGAAGCGAAAAATAAGATCGAAGAAGCAAAACTTGCATTTAAAAACAATGCAAAAAAAGAGCTAAATGAAGTTTCAGCGGAGATTGCAAGGATAAATGAATCACAAATTAGCCTAAGCGATAGAGTGGAAAGAACATATGTAAGATCTCCAGTAAATGGTATCGTCAGCAAAATGATGGTTCATACCGTATCAGGAGTTATTAAGCCTGGTGAAAATATTGCTGAGATCGTTCCTCTTGAAGATAAACTGGTTGCTGAAGTAAAAGTAAAGCCAGCCGATGTTGCATTTTTGAGGCCTGGACTTGATACGATGGTTAAATTTACAGCTTATGATTTTAGTATTTACGGTGGTTTAAAAGGCAAAGTAACACAGATTAGTGCCGATACGGAGACTAATGAAAAAACTGGCGAGAGCTATTATTTAGTTAGGATAGAAACTGAGAAAAATTATCTTGGTAGCGAAGAAAAACCGCTTAGGATAAAAGTTGGTATGATAGTCTCAGCTGATATCATTACCGGCAAAAAGACAATACTTGATTATTTATTAAAGCCTATTTTAAAGGCAAAACAAAATGCCTTAACGGAGAGGTAA